One genomic window of Anaerofustis stercorihominis DSM 17244 includes the following:
- a CDS encoding acetyl-CoA hydrolase/transferase family protein, translating into MDLKQIYNSKVKNADDAVKAIKSGNRVVIAHAVGEPVYVVDKMVEHHKDYKDVEIVQLVPMGHSLYAKEEMKEHFRLNAFFLGGNTRDAVFEGRGDFTPCFFYQIPQLFRSCLPIDVALITVSPPDENGFCSFGTSCDYTKPAAEAAKIVIAQVNKKMPRTLGDGFIHINDIDIIVEHDEQVPELPNPKITDVEMKIGENCAKLINDGDTLQLGIGAIPDAVLKFLTHKKDLGIHSEMISDGVMDLYEKGVITCKKKNLHKGKMVVAFLMGTQKLYEFVHDNPAISMMDIEYVNNPIVIGQNDNMVSVNSALQVDLMGQVCAEAMGLKQFSGIGGQVDFIRGAAFSKGGKSILAFPSTAKKGTISKIVPFLTEGSAVTTSRTDVDYIVTEHGIAHLKGQTLKERARRLINIADPNFRDGLIAEFENRFKENF; encoded by the coding sequence ATGGATTTAAAACAAATATATAATTCTAAAGTTAAAAATGCAGATGATGCAGTTAAGGCTATAAAATCCGGAAACAGAGTGGTTATTGCTCATGCAGTCGGAGAACCTGTTTACGTAGTAGATAAAATGGTAGAACATCATAAAGATTATAAAGACGTGGAAATAGTTCAGTTGGTTCCTATGGGACATTCTCTATATGCAAAAGAAGAAATGAAGGAACATTTCAGGCTTAATGCATTTTTCCTCGGAGGGAATACAAGAGATGCGGTATTTGAAGGCAGAGGAGATTTTACACCTTGCTTCTTTTATCAAATCCCTCAGCTATTCAGAAGCTGTCTTCCCATAGACGTGGCACTTATCACGGTATCCCCTCCTGATGAAAACGGATTTTGCAGCTTCGGGACTTCATGTGACTATACAAAACCGGCTGCGGAAGCAGCTAAAATAGTAATAGCACAGGTAAATAAAAAAATGCCGAGGACTTTGGGAGATGGGTTCATACATATAAATGATATTGATATAATAGTTGAACATGACGAACAAGTTCCGGAACTTCCAAATCCTAAAATTACGGATGTGGAAATGAAAATCGGAGAAAACTGTGCAAAACTTATAAATGACGGAGATACATTACAACTTGGTATAGGTGCAATACCGGATGCGGTACTTAAGTTCCTGACTCATAAAAAAGACCTCGGAATACATTCGGAAATGATTTCCGACGGAGTAATGGATCTATATGAAAAAGGTGTAATTACCTGTAAGAAGAAAAATTTACATAAAGGTAAAATGGTAGTAGCATTTTTGATGGGTACTCAGAAGTTATACGAATTTGTCCATGATAATCCGGCAATAAGTATGATGGATATCGAATATGTAAATAACCCTATAGTAATAGGTCAAAATGATAATATGGTTTCCGTTAATTCTGCTCTTCAAGTAGATTTAATGGGTCAGGTGTGTGCCGAAGCAATGGGACTTAAACAATTCAGCGGCATAGGAGGACAAGTAGACTTTATAAGAGGTGCGGCTTTTTCAAAAGGCGGTAAATCAATACTGGCATTCCCTTCCACAGCAAAAAAAGGGACTATATCCAAAATAGTTCCATTCCTCACAGAAGGAAGTGCGGTAACAACTTCAAGAACAGATGTGGACTACATAGTAACGGAACATGGTATAGCACATCTTAAGGGACAGACATTAAAAGAAAGAGCAAGAAGGCTTATAAATATTGCAGATCCGAATTTCAGAGATGGGTTAATAGCCGAATTTGAAAATAGATTTAAAGAAAACTTCTAA
- a CDS encoding 4-hydroxyphenylacetate 3-hydroxylase family protein, translating to MPLMTGKEYIESMRKLDLQVYMFGKKVENPVDNPILRPSLNSVRATYDLAQMPEYEDLMTVTLDDGRKINRFTNIHRNADDLVKKVKMQRLCGQKTASCFQRCVGMDAFNAVYSTTYETDEAYGTNYHENFKKFMKYCQDEDLVIDGAMTDPKGDRGLSPSEQKDPDLYLRVVERREDGVIVRGAKAHQTGIVNSHEVLVMPTISMTEKDKDYAISFAVPTDTKGILMIVGRQSCDTRKLENSDMDVGNAEFGGMEALVVFDDVFVPNDRIFMNGEYDFSGMLVERFAGYHRQSYGGCKVGVGDVLIGASALAAEYNGAARASHIKDKLIEMTHLNETLYCCGIACSSEGQKTKSGNYMIDLLLANVCKQNVTRFPYEIARLAEDIAGGIMVTAPSEKDLKDPVVGKYVEKYLVGVASVSTENRLRILRLIENLTLGTAAVGYRTESLHGAGSPQAQRIMIARQGNMNMKKELAKDIAGIKE from the coding sequence ATGCCACTAATGACAGGAAAAGAATATATAGAAAGTATGAGAAAACTTGATTTACAAGTTTATATGTTCGGTAAAAAAGTAGAAAACCCTGTAGATAATCCAATTTTAAGACCATCACTAAACTCTGTAAGAGCTACTTATGATTTGGCTCAAATGCCTGAGTATGAAGATTTAATGACGGTTACCCTTGATGATGGAAGAAAAATAAATAGGTTTACAAACATACATAGAAACGCTGATGACTTAGTTAAAAAAGTAAAAATGCAGCGTTTATGCGGACAAAAAACAGCATCTTGTTTCCAAAGATGTGTAGGAATGGATGCTTTTAATGCAGTTTACAGTACAACTTATGAAACAGATGAAGCTTACGGAACAAATTACCATGAAAACTTTAAAAAGTTCATGAAATATTGTCAGGATGAAGACCTAGTAATCGACGGAGCAATGACTGACCCTAAAGGCGACAGAGGCTTGTCACCATCTGAGCAAAAAGACCCGGATTTATATTTAAGAGTAGTTGAGAGAAGAGAAGACGGTGTCATTGTAAGAGGTGCAAAAGCTCATCAAACAGGAATCGTAAATTCACATGAAGTACTTGTAATGCCTACAATCAGCATGACTGAAAAAGATAAAGATTATGCAATTTCCTTTGCCGTTCCTACAGATACTAAAGGTATCTTGATGATAGTGGGAAGACAATCTTGCGATACAAGAAAATTAGAAAATTCAGATATGGATGTCGGAAACGCAGAATTCGGCGGAATGGAAGCACTTGTTGTATTTGATGACGTGTTTGTTCCAAACGACAGGATTTTCATGAACGGAGAATACGATTTTTCAGGTATGCTAGTTGAAAGATTTGCAGGATACCACAGACAGTCTTATGGCGGATGTAAAGTCGGCGTAGGTGATGTATTAATAGGAGCATCAGCACTTGCGGCAGAATACAACGGAGCAGCAAGAGCTTCTCATATCAAAGATAAATTAATAGAAATGACTCACCTTAATGAAACACTTTATTGCTGCGGTATAGCGTGTTCTTCAGAAGGTCAAAAAACCAAATCCGGTAACTATATGATAGATTTACTTCTAGCAAATGTATGTAAACAAAATGTAACAAGATTTCCTTATGAAATAGCCAGACTTGCAGAAGATATTGCCGGAGGTATCATGGTCACCGCACCATCGGAAAAAGACTTGAAAGACCCTGTAGTAGGTAAATATGTAGAAAAATACTTAGTCGGTGTAGCAAGCGTATCTACGGAAAACAGGCTAAGAATACTAAGACTTATTGAAAATCTAACTTTAGGTACGGCAGCAGTTGGTTACAGAACAGAATCGCTTCATGGTGCAGGTTCACCTCAAGCTCAAAGAATAATGATTGCAAGACAAGGCAATATGAATATGAAAAAAGAACTTGCTAAAGATATAGCAGGAATTAAAGAATAA
- a CDS encoding heavy-metal-associated domain-containing protein: MIAAIMFIILILLVVVSIKSYTKKLTSGCCGNENETIQRIKVKDRNKDNYKYERLVKIKGMSYRNCAIRIENAFNELDGIWAKVNLSKNTADVLMKEELDEIAIENIVSQAGYIVSEII, encoded by the coding sequence ATGATAGCGGCAATTATGTTTATAATACTGATACTATTGGTTGTAGTATCAATAAAAAGCTATACAAAAAAACTGACATCAGGATGCTGTGGTAACGAAAATGAAACGATACAAAGGATAAAAGTCAAAGATAGAAATAAAGATAATTATAAATATGAAAGACTCGTTAAAATAAAAGGTATGTCATACAGAAACTGTGCAATAAGAATAGAAAATGCATTTAACGAACTGGATGGTATATGGGCTAAGGTAAATTTATCAAAAAATACCGCCGATGTTTTGATGAAAGAAGAATTAGATGAAATCGCAATAGAAAATATTGTATCACAAGCAGGATACATAGTAAGTGAAATAATATAA